One Verrucomicrobiota bacterium genomic window carries:
- a CDS encoding YqaE/Pmp3 family membrane protein, with the protein MNIVHVICAILIPPVAIFLKEGMGKNVWIGLILWILGVIPGVAFAFWRITR; encoded by the coding sequence ATGAATATTGTACATGTAATCTGCGCCATTCTGATTCCTCCTGTTGCTATCTTTCTAAAAGAAGGAATGGGTAAAAACGTCTGGATAGGCCTTATTTTGTGGATTCTTGGGGTGATTCCAGGAGTTGCCTTCGCCTTCTGGCGAATCACCAGATAG